GCACGCGAGCTTCGCGGTGCTGGTGGCGACCACGTTCGTGTCCGGGTTCAGCCAGGGCTCGATGAGCGTCGCCTGGGACACCACGATGCAGGAGAACATTCCCGGGCACCTGATGTCCCGGATGGCCGCCTTCGACGACTTCGGCTCCTACGCGGGCATCCCGATCGGCGAACTGCTCGCCGGTCCGCTGGCCGCCGCGTTCACGCCGCAGTCGGTGGTGCTGGCCGGCGGGATCGTGCTCGCGATCGCCGCGCTTTCGCCGCTGCGCTCCGCCGAGGTCCGCGCGCTGCGGCATCCCCCGGCGCCCGTCCCCTGACGGCGAAGGGCCTGCCAGGGAAACCCTGGCAGGCCCTCGGTCAGCGACCGCCGGTCAGACCAGCAGCAGGAACGCGACGCCGTTGGGCGAGCCGAGGCCCGTCACGTCGTCGTAGCCCTTGGTGGTGTGGATCGTCAGGTTCGGGTAGTCGAGCACCCGGGCGGAGGTCTTGAGCCCAGCCTTGTCGTCGACCCCGTTCGCGAAGTCCACGCGCTGGACCGCACCGTCCACGTGCTGCACGTCGTAGATCGCCGACGTGTGCGACGTCAGCTGGTACAGCACCGGGTTGATGAACCCGTGGTGGAAGTGGTCGAGGCTGTCGGCGACCGCCATCACGCCGGCGAACACCGGCGAGGCGAGGCTGGTGCCGCCGATCCGGTACTGGTCGTAGTAGACGCCGTCCGGGAAGGTCTGCGTCTGGCCCACCAGGAACCCGGTGTTCGGGTCGGCGATCGCGGAGATGTCCGGGACCACGCGGCCCTTCGCACCACCGGTCTGGTTCTTCGTGGACAGTGCGTCCGGCACGACTCCCTTCTGGTAGAAGGGCTGGCCGAACAGCCGGCTCGTGCCGCCGCCCGCGCCGCCGAAGAACGCGCCCGGGAATGCCGGCGAGTAGGTGCCGTTGGCGAGCGTCGACTTGCCGGTCTCCCAGCCGGTCTCGAAGATCCGCTTGCCGTCCTTGCCGACCGCCAGCGAGGTTCCGCCGACCGCGGTCACCCACGGCGCCGAGGCGGAGAAGTCGGGCGACGGCGTGCCAAGCCGCGCGACCTCGTCGCCGTTGTCGCCGGAGGAGAAGTACACGCCGATGCCCTCGAGCACCGCCTGCAGCGAGATCTGGTTGAACACCTTGACCTCGGCGGCCGGGATGTCCTCGCCGGTGTCGCCGTAGGAGTTGGAGATGATGTCGGCCTTGTGGCCCGCGACGACGTAGTTCAGCGCGGTGTCCAGCGACAGGTCTTCGCAGTCCTGCCCGCCGACGTACAGGATGTTCGCACCCGGCGCGAGACCGTGCGCGGCCTCGACGTCGAGCGTTTCCTCGCCGTACCAGCCGGACGCGTCACACTGGTCCGGCGGCTCGAGCACCGGGTTCGGCGGGAAGATGTGCTGTTTGAACTGCCCCTTGGTGAGCGGGTGCGCCGGGTCGTTGCGCTTGGCGTACTCCGCCGCGTCGGCGTAGATGGTCGGCGACGCGAAGGCGTCGACGATGGCGATCGTGGTGCCGTGCCCGTCCGCGCCGAACTTCGCGACCTGGTCGAGGCCGTACGCCGAACGCAGCTGCGCGGGCGTGTAACCGCACGGCGCATACGGCAGCTGCTTGCCGTTGTAGGCCGGGTCGGTCGTGTCGGTCTTCTCGCCGTAATAAGCGCTGCACGGCCCGGAGTTGCGGAACCCGTTGCTGGGCGGCGCGGTCGTCGGACTGCTCTTCGCCTCGGCCTGCTTGGCCGAAGACGGGTCCGCGCCGTCAGTGTGGTTCGGCTTGAACAGGTTGGTCGCCTGGTCGACGCCGACCACGCCGAGAACGTCGTTCGCCAGCGAGGCGGGGACCGACAGGTCCTTGTCCGCCGCGCGCAGCGTCTGGCCCTTCACCTGGTACTTGCCCAAGGTGACAGCGAACGCGCGCTGCACCTGGTCCGCGGTGCCGGTCGCCTCGACGTACGCCTTGTTCGACGGCACCTCGCCGATGCCGAAACCGCTTGCCGACAGCCAGTTCTTGACCGCCGACACCGTCTGGTCGGTGG
This sequence is a window from Amycolatopsis benzoatilytica AK 16/65. Protein-coding genes within it:
- a CDS encoding S53 family peptidase, whose translation is MFLSLAVVGGLAASPAVASAQGRADIPQSHPAWANPQTKVADTAASSTMDFRVYLNLKDQAAAEAAAQSVSDPKSGNYRHYLSPDQVRDQFAATDQTVSAVKNWLSASGFGIGEVPSNKAYVEATGTADQVQRAFAVTLGKYQVKGQTLRAADKDLSVPASLANDVLGVVGVDQATNLFKPNHTDGADPSSAKQAEAKSSPTTAPPSNGFRNSGPCSAYYGEKTDTTDPAYNGKQLPYAPCGYTPAQLRSAYGLDQVAKFGADGHGTTIAIVDAFASPTIYADAAEYAKRNDPAHPLTKGQFKQHIFPPNPVLEPPDQCDASGWYGEETLDVEAAHGLAPGANILYVGGQDCEDLSLDTALNYVVAGHKADIISNSYGDTGEDIPAAEVKVFNQISLQAVLEGIGVYFSSGDNGDEVARLGTPSPDFSASAPWVTAVGGTSLAVGKDGKRIFETGWETGKSTLANGTYSPAFPGAFFGGAGGGTSRLFGQPFYQKGVVPDALSTKNQTGGAKGRVVPDISAIADPNTGFLVGQTQTFPDGVYYDQYRIGGTSLASPVFAGVMAVADSLDHFHHGFINPVLYQLTSHTSAIYDVQHVDGAVQRVDFANGVDDKAGLKTSARVLDYPNLTIHTTKGYDDVTGLGSPNGVAFLLLV